From a region of the Mycobacteroides saopaulense genome:
- a CDS encoding NAD(P)H-dependent flavin oxidoreductase: MTLKTRLTDRFGIEHPVVLAPMDNVADACLASAVSAAGGLGLLGGGYADQTWIRDQFDRVTAAVGCGFITWTLKGNEQALDHALERNPAAIFLSFGDPAPYAPRIRAAGVPLICQVHNVRQALRAVEVGADVIAAQGGEAGGHGEGQRSTFTLVPEIADLVASTAPQVLVLAAGGVTDGRGLAASLALGADGVLVGTRFWAAHEAAISPAAQQYALRVNGDMTIRQHVYDIVRGKSWPRTYSGRVLRNDFVDTWHDHENELVAHLDQARSGYEIGVTAEDYRVANLIVGEGIGRIRQIETAADIVHSMVIQAAAISPTHQGVNTCH; the protein is encoded by the coding sequence ATGACCTTGAAGACGCGGCTGACCGACCGCTTCGGCATCGAGCATCCGGTGGTTCTGGCACCGATGGACAACGTGGCCGATGCATGCCTCGCGAGCGCTGTCAGCGCTGCGGGTGGGCTCGGATTGCTCGGCGGCGGCTACGCGGACCAGACCTGGATCCGTGATCAATTCGACCGGGTGACAGCTGCGGTCGGATGCGGATTCATTACCTGGACGCTGAAGGGAAACGAGCAGGCCCTGGACCACGCGCTGGAACGAAACCCCGCCGCGATCTTTCTGTCCTTCGGAGATCCCGCGCCCTACGCACCGCGCATCCGCGCCGCCGGTGTCCCGCTGATCTGCCAGGTGCACAACGTCCGGCAGGCACTACGGGCCGTTGAGGTGGGTGCCGATGTCATTGCCGCTCAAGGAGGAGAAGCAGGCGGACACGGCGAAGGGCAACGATCGACATTCACCCTGGTGCCCGAGATCGCCGACCTGGTGGCGAGCACCGCGCCGCAGGTCCTGGTGCTGGCGGCCGGTGGAGTGACCGATGGCCGCGGCCTGGCGGCATCGCTCGCCCTCGGGGCCGACGGGGTGCTGGTCGGGACCCGGTTCTGGGCGGCGCACGAAGCCGCGATCTCCCCGGCTGCCCAGCAATACGCCCTTCGGGTCAACGGCGACATGACCATCCGTCAACACGTCTACGACATCGTGCGTGGCAAGAGCTGGCCGCGCACGTACAGCGGGCGGGTGCTGCGCAACGACTTCGTCGACACGTGGCACGACCACGAGAACGAGCTCGTCGCCCACCTCGACCAGGCCCGGTCCGGTTACGAGATCGGGGTGACGGCTGAGGATTACCGCGTCGCGAATCTGATCGTGGGCGAGGGCATCGGGCGGATACGACAGATAGAGACTGCCGCGGACATCGTCCATTCCATGGTGATCCAGGCAGCCGCAATCAGCCCGACACATCAAGGAGTCAACACATGCCACTAG
- a CDS encoding tautomerase family protein, which produces MPLVRIDLTSDRSRAERRAIADAVHGGLVAVLKIPERDRFQIITAHDPADIIAEDAGLGFTRSQVVIVHIFTQGGRTAQTKQRVFSELANRLEAVGVAGADLFVAVSENGPQDWSFGFGKAQYVTGELAVPAIASA; this is translated from the coding sequence ATGCCACTAGTGCGTATCGACCTCACCTCGGACCGGTCCCGTGCAGAGCGGCGCGCCATCGCCGATGCCGTGCATGGCGGGCTGGTCGCGGTCCTGAAGATTCCCGAGCGAGACCGCTTCCAGATCATCACCGCACACGACCCGGCCGACATCATCGCCGAGGATGCGGGACTGGGATTCACGCGCTCGCAGGTGGTGATCGTGCACATCTTCACCCAGGGCGGCCGCACGGCGCAGACCAAGCAGCGGGTCTTCTCCGAGCTGGCGAACAGACTTGAGGCGGTCGGCGTCGCGGGAGCGGACTTATTCGTGGCAGTTAGCGAAAACGGGCCGCAGGATTGGTCTTTCGGCTTTGGCAAGGCACAGTACGTCACCGGCGAGTTGGCGGTGCCTGCCATCGCAAGCGCATGA